Part of the Deinococcus aerolatus genome is shown below.
GACCGGATGGCCCTGATCAGCTGGAACCTCATGGTGATCGACATGCGGTGCGGACAGCTCACAGGATGTCCTCGGGGGCGGAGACAGGTGGGGAGGACGCAGGCGTCAGGCCCGCCCACCGGTCCTCCTCCAGTACCTGGGCATACAGGTCCGAATACATCCTGGCCTGCCGCTCGAAGGTGTAGTAACCCATGACCTTGTCCAGTGCGGCCTCCGCCAGTGCGCCGGGGTGGGGATGATCCAGCAGGAAGGCGATGCCGGCGGCCAGATCCGTCACGTCGCCGTGCCGGGCCAGGTAACCGTTGACGCGGTGGTCGACGATGTCGGCGGGGCCACTGCTGTCAAAGCAGACCACCGGCGTGCCGCAGGCCAGCGACTCCATTGCCACCTTGCCAAAGGCCTCCTCCAGTGAGGGCATCACTGTCAGGTCTGCGCCGGCGTACAGCGTGGCCAGATCGCGGTCATCCTCCAGCGACCCCAGGAAATGCGTTTTGAGGGGCATGGGCGGCGGGGTCTGGCCTTGCAGGGAACCGAAAACGACCAGTTGCAGGTCATGGGCGTCGGGTCGCCGGGCCAGGATCTCGGCGGCCCGACGCAGGTGCTCAAAGCCCTTGCGGGTCTCGGTCAGCGGCGAGACGGCGCCGAACAGGATCAGCCGCTGGCCAGCCGTCAGGCCCAGGTCGGCCAGCGGGCCGGGGGCGGTGCGGGCCACCCCCCGGTCCTGAGGTTTGAACAGGGCCGTGTCCAGGGCATTGGGGATGACCACGGTGCGGCGTCCGGCAAACAGCGAGCTGCGCCGGGCCTCGTCGGCCAGCCAGTGGCTGAGGGCCACCAGAGTCAGGGACCGCGGGTTCCAGGCGCGTGATTTGCGGCGGTGCAGCCAGCGCGAGTAATCGTCGGGTCGGCGGGAGGCCAGCGCCGGGCAGTGACCGCACTCGGCCTCAAAGCGCGTGCAGTCCTGGGCGTAGTGGCAGCCGCCGGTCATCGGCCACTGATCGCGCAGGGTCCATACCACAGGCGCGCGAATGCCCGCGAGGCTCTCTGGACTGAGGAAGCCGTCGTTGATCCAGTGCAGGTTGACCACGTCGGGCCGCAGGGTATTGATCTGCCGGTGGAGGGGCAGATTCAGGGCGGCGGGCGAGAAGTAGCGGGCCGGGCGCAGCCGCTCACGCATCACGCGCTCGGCCCGCCGTGCCAGGGCCGAGGCTCTGGCCGGTCGGTATTCGGTCACGTGTGGGTCATCGCCCACCCGGCTCTGGACCAGCATGGCCGAGTCCAGATGCGTGCGCAGCGCGCGGTGCAGCCAGAATGCGCCGCGCGCTGCGCCACCGCCGCCGTCGCTGGTGCTCAGGTGAAGAACCTTCATTGAACGGGGGGCCCGGTGATGGGGGCGAGCCGGGGGTAGAAACAGGAAAGGGCCGTCATCTCCGCCGAGCATAGTGTGACGCGCGTTACCCGAAAGTAAACCCGCCAGCCTGCGCGGGCCGGTGCTCTTGGCAGCGCGGCCCAGATATGGGCCGTGCAAAGGCTGACCGCAGGTGCGGCCATGCGCGGCCTTTCCACGCGCTAGATTCGGTTTCCGCTGCCTGCTCCCAGGGCTGAGGTGCCGTGCTGCCACTGCCCCGCATCAGACTTAGAGGCCAGACGATTTTCGTACCAGCACCAATCCTCCTCTGGGGGCGGCCTGATCGCCCCAGGTGAATTCCTTGACCACCGACTTCAGTGCCGTGTTTACCGTCCGCTCTGGCCCGGCCAGCAGCGCCGTATCTGCCGGGCCCTGGTAGGTGGAACTCGATGCGGCTCCCGGGCGCATCTACCATCAGCCGGGGCTGGTGGCTGTGCTCAAGGGTCAGTTCTACGACATGGACGTCCAGGCCATGCTGAGGCTCTACCGCCAGTACGGGCCCGCGTTCGCGCGCTGCCTCGACGGTTCCTTCTCGCTACTGC
Proteins encoded:
- a CDS encoding glycosyltransferase, whose amino-acid sequence is MKVLHLSTSDGGGGAARGAFWLHRALRTHLDSAMLVQSRVGDDPHVTEYRPARASALARRAERVMRERLRPARYFSPAALNLPLHRQINTLRPDVVNLHWINDGFLSPESLAGIRAPVVWTLRDQWPMTGGCHYAQDCTRFEAECGHCPALASRRPDDYSRWLHRRKSRAWNPRSLTLVALSHWLADEARRSSLFAGRRTVVIPNALDTALFKPQDRGVARTAPGPLADLGLTAGQRLILFGAVSPLTETRKGFEHLRRAAEILARRPDAHDLQLVVFGSLQGQTPPPMPLKTHFLGSLEDDRDLATLYAGADLTVMPSLEEAFGKVAMESLACGTPVVCFDSSGPADIVDHRVNGYLARHGDVTDLAAGIAFLLDHPHPGALAEAALDKVMGYYTFERQARMYSDLYAQVLEEDRWAGLTPASSPPVSAPEDIL